A genomic stretch from Pomacea canaliculata isolate SZHN2017 linkage group LG2, ASM307304v1, whole genome shotgun sequence includes:
- the LOC112556528 gene encoding protein MLP1 homolog isoform X3, with amino-acid sequence MHSEMSTNVSLANPGMSLDFDAQALQAQEEAEREREDQEQQQELRRVIQEFGEQDDLLSEASSDGDSVNLSLLSGQDRSYNQISAFEPVHQVVSSESQRSFFHQTSNSSPTVIYTPRSDHTARSVGQTTSHQTHSSASDQSIKLLGHDASPKTGQEYYWDSGDHLQLGSSLPENFTHYWNTPAEDKAGRKNLQPDHNKPGDIPNKLLSSESDGQLAHHLEKCAAHAGQLQASSYANNNHYLHIDEGNQAAQWIGENAGPMKNNLSNVPIEWSGASCNRFSKDDSDSPIQFWESSSEDRIKPLDISFGHYDGKEKQRSITLAKAMPSAQAQNRNSALEKDFSDDYRVMYKNPNIQTSTSAKLAELGRREKFMEPAGESEEAQQLSQLRILYESRGRRLEDLTAELEAFRQESSKERRMLKHHLSLAQGEKEGLAKSLKECQQLLQDTKDEQVKTLGKLRAVELQVQVLKEEKDEVTRRQQSAETTIENLTHQLAELHESESLLNARKQHESIVASMQQRYNVELHTLKEKLDAATETVSEKNKEIEKLWQQIGEQRKQFEELQISRADIINQLTRRLEESQRQCQSLLETTSSQEIGRLKAQLQQTLASKRMSEDMISSLQAEVKELKQELSMLESASSLGVISHQGKLFADDSMTDLGIRKTLDFSSPVSAGKFDGSQPREELITNLRRELERCLGNNKQKRTAVAELQKEKQALEEKLLHLQEELTGAQTSIQEMQVKLKSFEDLYGGDHQESAVVSRLKKDIENLQQEKKALMQEVDDYKMRVNEVAASEARLTEINQQLNFHMSQMVRQHDLDKTEALERCKRTCEDIHRSSRELMERDLSSKFFADKQELLMKYERQLEILRETAEGAQEELVKVKEMYSQACQDLAQLEEKLHGEYNSRLKNDVAELRKQLEEENLALRKAEEQEIAERVQLQLKLELEEKYRKEQLSETEKQIAQARAEWQQHQEAVVQEAVAAAERQWTEKMEKLSEEMEHKIEAERIQWETDQQLQVEVQLKQHLEREYLSWKIKADKETLKQVDAAVGDAQQKISELQAELAASRREHAAELKNLEDKIQQEVAQRQADLERHLKAQSAMVTDIEMNQKLAEKEADLLEEFEKRLQDQLEKLRESKAEELKQCLKDQEEQLSRDWQKKFEIEINQAVSNAVATCEASNIEKNKKQTEAATQEVIKWKMQFGELQAQLKMQVQKWQDERVQLLQEKDEERRQAVVSVRQQCQNDYQRFISDSKVTLSAALTSARQEHEQELEKLAARHQEEIAALRESEHELQKIVATWNKSDSPTQHRTKHQLMQRAEKLQQEVEKREKLLQQADAHMQQEVEKLRESMAHSYAKQRESDRLRLQHQLTQYSQAMQQGQRERTHLERQMETMVEEFRKEKDLLEQQLQQISKELKVKSQTVVKLQSYEEDYHAQVQQLQDMEDEKQVLQNQLEERESDIDLLSQEKNKLQQVLSEMEAVQKEECSKMSEKLQACQAALMSLKEEKESLIERLSTTQQKHEVELGKSHKRLGEVRERLHKMEVALAAVNKQHVEDMEKVHLRLRTAHQQVDELTQQLAQTQKEYKTALEEVEKQHQKEKKEMAACFQQQIELSLADTYTQTDTDDSLSRLKDEYINTMKKIKGEIKSHISQSNLRAAVTLRTRLRQQRLLTIRHLRQCCKSRLQLLLTTCVDGSAGENLWITVEQNLDCLFDSVSSAFSSTPSASTTTTPRSIEKKDQSLDEDKITDGHQLVRTKISTHKASCSSGKGFHTPLSTPRSVESEHLALPSHLSRVELFDQGHPDASISELQGSGIFFPLVSEETSSLTDLHSDSDMESKLQPVKPCFVTVSSKNNDKNTDQDKIRSQFSCAKSENVHPKIIKSSDVGSLSLWTSNLHKGRGEEKSEGLEKGDNAGEWREIGIQSWSEAEAMPNLWQAFTDVADLRLETEKNPRKQLYFDTETDLNSNVGIGRGVLSPKMTVSPARDLNPQSNGVSEQRSALLSKSGDFTKHMKKFSVRYKSLDNLLVSPERDEVPHSTLPERDLQWTLTGSMCHNTVDHLQLSKTEVPRTGTACTKYSSQGQSNYRTAASQPSQGKKSLNSVAARHEFGKKVPAVNESCTSVSSKRISDSFLLDHTPRTVHNIEKLMNGMEQDNAEHTSKQRTRSAESLAHKKILCSSPIRDAQSVRLWQGPRLSFTSEAQVDTSTKACTTEQIIRGLQQKLNPELIHQSLETEKHVEKAYAPLSHLGKAKWHSEQVLNALKCEQRDDDGSEDVYQYTPLKHFLAPSSSTSLLSTYSASEGDLRFLPYEISAKFTEQF; translated from the exons ATGCATTCAG AGATGAGTACCAATGTCAGCCTGGCTAATCCAGGCATGAGCCTTGACTTTGACGCACAAGCTTTACAGGCCCAGGAAGAGGCAGAACGAGAGAGGGAGGACCAAGAGCAGCAGCAAGAG cTACGCCGGGTGATACAAGAGTTTGGTGAGCAGGATGATCTACTTTCAGAAGCCTCATCAGATGGAGATTCTGTAAATCTAAGTCTCCTTTCAGGCCAAGACAG atCATACAACCAAATTTCTGCTTTTGAACCAGTCCATCAAGTGGTGAGCTCAGAGAGTCAAAGATCTTTTTTTCATCAGACATCAAACTCCTCTCCTACTGTCATTTACACTCCTCGATCAGATCACACAGCAAGGTCTGTTGGCCAAACTACATCACACCAGACCCATTCATCAGCTTCTGACCAAAGCATCAAGCTCCTTGGGCATGATGCAAGCCCGAAGACAGGTCAGGAGTACTACTGGGACTCAGGAGACCACCTACAACTGGGAAGTAGCTTACCAGAAAATTTCACACACTACTGGAACACCCCAGCAGAGGACAAAGCTGGCAGAAAGAATTTGCAACCTGATCACAACAAACCAGGAGACATCCcaaataaacttttatcttCGGAAAGTGATGGTCAGCTGGCTCATCACCTTGAGAAATGTGCTGCCCATGCTGGCCAACTCCAGGCTTCAAGCTATGCTAATAACAATCACTATTTACACATTGATGAGGGAAACCAAGCTGCTCAGTGGATAGGTGAAAATGCTGGTCCCATGAAAAACAATCTATCAAATGTGCCTATTGAGTGGAGTGGAGCATCATGCAACAGATTCTCCAAAGATGATAGTGACAGCCCCATTCAGTTCTGGGAGTCTTCATCTGAAGATAGAATCAAACCACTGGATATAAGCTTTGGTCACTATGATGGTAAAGAGAAGCAAAGAAGCATAACTTTAGCCAAAGCCATGCCATCAGCTCAGGCACAGAATAGAAACAGTGCATTAGAGAAAGACTTCAGTGATGACTATAGAGTGATGTACAAAAATCCAAACATTCAAACATCAACATCTGCTAAATTGGCAGAGCTTGGCCGGAGAGAAAAATTTATGGAGCCag CAGGAGAAAGTGAAGAAGCACAGCAATTGTCACAACTACGCATTCTGTATGAGTCAAGAGGCCGTCGACTTGAAGATTTAACAGCTGAACTTGAAGCTTTTCGTCAGGAAAGCAGCAAAGAGCGTCGAATGCTTAAACACCATCTTTCACTTGCTCAAG GTGAAAAGGAGGGTCTTGCAAAAAGCTTGAAGGAGTGCCAGCAGCTGCTGCAGGACACTAAAGATGAGCAAGTGAAAACATTAGGCAAACTCCGGGCAGTAGAACTTCAGGTGCAGGTGttaaaggaagagaaggatgag GTTACAAGGCGTCAGCAGAGTGCAGAGACAACAATTGAGAACCTTACTCACCAGCTGGCAGAGCTTCATGAATCAGAAAGTTTGTTAAATGCCCGCAAACAACATGAGTCCATAGTAGCCAGTATGCAGCAGCGATACAATGTAGAGCTTCATACTTTGAAGGAGAAATTAGATGCTGCAACTGAAACTGTTTCAGAAAAG aACAAAGAAATTGAAAAGTTGTGGCAACAAATCGGggagcaaagaaaacaatttgaggAGCTCCAAATTTCTCGTGCTGATATTATAAACCAGTTGACTCGCCGGCTTGAGGAGAGTCAGCGACAGTGCCAGTCTCTTCTAGAAACAA CCTCCAGTCAGGAAATTGGTCGCTTAAAGGCTCAGCTTCAGCAGACACTGGCATCAAAGAGGATGTCTGAAGACATGATCAGCAGTCTGCAG GCTGAGGTAAAGGAGCTGAAACAGGAGCTTAGTATGTTGGAATCAGCCAGCTCATTGGGGGTCATTTCGCATCAAGGTAAACTTTTCGCTGATGATTCCATGACTGACCTTGGTATCCGTAAGACTCTTGACTTCAGCAGTCCTGTCTCAGCTGGAAA GTTTGATGGAAGCCAGCCCAGAGAAGAGCTGATCACCAATCTACGCCGAGAGCTTGAGCGATGCCTAGGCAACAACAAGCAAAAACGGACAGCAGTGGCAGAGCTGCAGAAGGAGAAACAAGCCCTAGAAGAGAAACTTTTGCACCTGCAAGAGGAGCTAACAGGGGCTCAGACCAGCATTCAGGAAATGCAG gtaaaattaaaaagctTTGAGGATCTTTATGGTGGTGACCATCAAGAATCTGCTGTGGTGTCTCGATTAAAGAAAGATATTGAAAATcttcaacaagaaaagaaggCCTTGATGCAAGAAGTGGAT GATTACAAGATGCGAGTAAATGAGGTAGCAGCCAGTGAAGCACGACTTACAGAGATCAATCAGCAGCTGAACTTTCATATGTCTCAAATGGTTCGTCAGCATGATCTTGACAAAACGGAGGCATTGGAACG CTGTAAAAGGACTTGCGAAGATATACACAGGTCTTCAAGGGAATTAATGGAACGTGATTTAAGCAGCAAGTTCTTTGCTGATAAGCAAGAACTTTTAATGAAGTATGAAAGACAACTGGAAATTCTCAG AGAAACTGCTGAAGGAGCCCAAGAAGAACTAGTAAAGGTCAAGGAGATGTACAGTCAGGCCTGCCAAGACCTGGCCCAGCTGGAAGAGAAACTGCATGGAGAGTATAACAGTCGGTTGAAGAATGATGTGGCTGAG CTGAGAAAACAGCTGGAAGAGGAAAATTTAGCATTGAGGAAAGCTGAAGAACAAGAAATTGCAGAGAGAGTACAACTGCAGCTGAAATTAGAGCTGgaagagaaatacagaaaagaacagCTGTCGGAGACAGAGAAGCAA ATTGCGCAAGCCAGGGCAGAGTGGCAGCAGCATCAGGAGGCAGTAGTTCAGGAGGCTGTGGCAGCAGCTGAAAGACAGTGGActgaaaagatggagaagctTTCAGAAGAGATGGAACATAAAATTGAAGCAG AGAGGATACAATGGGAGACTGATCAGCAGTTACAGGTGGAAGTACAGCTAAAACAGCATTTGGAGAGAGAATATCTTAGCTGGAAAATCAAAGCTGATAAAGAAACCCTGAAACAAGTAGATGCAGCTGTTGGGGATGCGCAGCAGAAAATTTCAGAGCTCCAGGCAGAGCTTGCAGCTAGCCGCAGAGAACATGCCGCAGAGTTGAAGAACCTAGAAGATAAAATTCAGCAGGAAGTGGCACAACGACAAGCCGATCTGGAGCGGCACCTTAAGGCTCAGTCTGCTATGGTCACAGATATTGAGATGAATCAGAAACTAGCAGAAAAGGAAGCAGATCTTTTAGAAGAGTTTGAGAAGAGGCTTCAAGATC AACTGGAAAAGTTAAGAGAGTCTAAAGCAGAGGAATTGAAACAATGCCTGAAAGACCAGGAAGAACAGCTGTCCAGAGACTGGCAGAAAAAGTTTGAGATTGAAATTAATCAGGCTGTGAGCAATGCAGTCGCTACCTGTGAAGCAAGTAACatagaaaagaataaaaagcagACAGAAGCAGCTACACAG GAGGTGATCAAGTGGAAGATGCAGTTTGGGGAGCTTCAGGCTCAGCTCAAAATGCAGGTACAAAAATGGCAAGATGAAAGAGTGCAGTTGTTGCAAGAGAAGGATGAAGAGCGGCGCCAGGCAGTTGTCAGTGTCCGGCAGCAGTGTCAAAATGATTATCAGCGTTTCATAAGTGACAGCAAGGTCACGCTGAGTGCTGCACTTACATCTGCTCGCCAAGAACATGAACAGGAACTG GAGAAGCTTGCTGCTCGTCATCAAGAGGAAATAGCAGCACTACGAGAGTCTGAGCACGAACTGCAAAAGATTGTGGCCACCTGGAACAAGAGTGACAGCCCGACCCAGCACAGAACAAAGCACCAGCTTATGCAGAGGGCTGAGAAGCTGCAGCAGGAAGTGGAGAAGCGTGAGAAGCTGCTGCAGCAGGCTGATGCCCACATGCAGCAAGAGGTGGAAAAGCTGCGGGAGAGCATGGCCCACAGCTATGCCAAGCAGCGTGAGTCGGACCGGTTGCGACTGCAGCATCAGCTAACCCAGTACAGCCAGGCCATGCAACAGGGCCAGAGGGAGCGCACACATCTGGAGCGACAGATGGAGACAATGGTAGAGGAGTTCCGTAAGGAGAAAGATCTACTggagcagcagctgcagcagattTCAAAAGAATTGAAAGTGAAGAGCCAGACCGTGGTCAAACTGCAAAGTTATGAAGAAGATTACCATGCTCAGGTGCAGCAGCTTCAGGACATGGAGGATGAAAAGCAAGTGCTACAAAATCAgctggaagaaagagagagtgatatAGATTTgctttcacaagaaaaaaacaaactacagcAAGTGCTGTCTGAAATGGAAGCAGTGCAGAAAGAAGAATGTagcaaaatgtctgaaaaattGCAAGCTTGCCAAGCAGCATTGATGTCTctgaaagaagagaaggagagtCTGATAGAGAGACTGAGTACTACTCAGCAGAAGCATGAAGTAGAGCTGGGGAAGTCTCACAAGCGGCTCGGTGAAGTAAGGGAGCGGCTTCACAAAATGGAGGTTGCATTAGCAGCAGTAAACAAGCAGCATGTAGAAGATATGGAGAAAGTTCACCTCCGCCTGAGGACTGCTCATCAGCAAGTAGATGAGTTAACACAGCAGTTGGCTCAG ACTCAAAAGGAATATAAGACAGCTTTGGAAGAAGTTGAGAAGCAacaccagaaagaaaaaaaggaaatggctGCTTGCTTCCAACAGCAGATAGAACTTAGTCTTGctgacacatatacacag acgGACACAGATGACTCTCTCAGCAGGCTAAAAGATGAGTACATTaatacaatgaagaaaataaaag GGGAAATCAAGAGTCACATCAGCCAATCTAATCTAAGGGCAGCAGTGACATTGAGAACACGTTTGCGGCAGCAACGACTCCTTACTATCAGACACTTAAGGCAGTGCTGCAAGTCTCGTCTTCAGTTGCTTCTGACTACATGTGTAGATGG gtCAGCAGGTGAAAACCTATGGATAACAGTTGAGCAAAATCTGGATTGCTTATTTGATTCTGTTAGTAGTGCTTTCTCCTCAACTCCCAGTGCTAGCACCACCACGACTCCTCGTTCAATTGAAAAGAAAGATCAAAGTTTGGATGAGGACAAAATCACTGACGGTCACCAGCTTGTCAGAACTAAAATTTCAACCCACAAGGCCAGTTGTAGTTCTGGAAAAGGATTCCACACACCTCTGTCAACACCTAGGAGTGTGGAGTCAGAACACCTAGCACTTCCATCTCACTTAAGCAGAGTTGAACTCTTTGACCAGGGTCACCCAGATGCATCCATTTCAGAGCTGCAAGGATCTGGGatcttttttcctcttgtttcaGAGGAAACTTCATCTCTGACAGATTTGCATTCAGACAGTGACATGGAGTCCAAACTTCAGCCAGTCAAACCCTGTTTTGTGACTGTATCAtcaaaaaataatgataaaaatacagATCAAGATAAAATTAGATCCCAATTTTCTTGTGCTAAATCAGAAAATGTTCACCCTAAAATTATTAAATCTTCTGACGTAGGATCTCTGTCCCTTTGGACTTCCAATCTACATAAAGGCAGAggtgaagaaaaaagtgagggGCTAGAGAAGGGGGATAATGCTGGAGAGTGGAGGGAAATTGGTATACAGAGCTGGAGTGAAGCAGAGGCAATGCCCAATCTCTGGCAAGCATTCACAGATGTGGCTGACCTGCGActtgaaacagagaaaaatccACGTAAACAGCTTTATTTTGACACAGAGACGGATCTCAACAGCAATGTGGGCATAGGGAGAGGTGTGCTGTCTCCCAAAATGACAGTCAGCCCTGCAAGAGACTTGAATCCCCAATCAAACGGGGTGTCAGAACAACGCAGTGCACTTCTGTCCAAGTCTGGAGACTTCACCAAGCACATGAAAAAATTCTCTGTGAGGTATAAAAGCTTAGACAACTTACTTGTCAGTCCAGAGAGGGATGAGGTCCCACACTCTACATTGCCCGAAAGGGACCTCCAGTGGACACTCACTGGGAGCATGTGTCATAATACTGTTGATCACCTGCAGCTGAGTAAGACAG AAGTACCAAGAACTGGAACTGCATGTACCAAATACAGCTCACAAGGACAGTCAAATTATAGAACTGCAGCAAGTCAGCCGagtcaaggaaaaaaatctttgaactCTGTTGCAGCCAGACATGAGTTTGGCAAAAAGGTGCCTGCTGTAAATGAGTCGTGTACTTCTGTTTCCAGTAAAAGAATCTCTGACAGCTTTTTATTAGACCACACACCAAGAACCGTACATAACATCGAAAAACTGATGAATGGCATGGAGCAAGATAATGCAGAACACACTTCCAAACAGCGAACACGTTCTGCAGAAAGCCTTGCCCATAAAAAGATTCTCTGCAGCAGCCCCATTAGAGATGCACAGAGTGTCAGGCTTTGGCAGGGACCTAGACTGAGCTTCACATCAGAAGCTCAAGTAGATACCAGCACCAAAGCTTGTACCACAGAACAAATTATTAGGGGTCTCCAACAGAAACTAAACCCAGAGCTTATCCATCAAAGTTTGGAGACTGAGAAACACGTGGAAAAGGCCTATGCTCCTCTGTCCCATTTGGGTAAAGCAAAGTGGCACTCAGAGCAGGTATTGAATGCTCTCAAGTGTGAacaaagagatgatgatggcaGTGAGGATGTGTATCAGTACACACCACTGAAGCATTTTCTTGCACCCTCCTCATCCACAAGTCTTCTGTCCACTTATAGCGCATCTGAAGGAGACCTTCGTTTTTTGCCTTACGAAATTTCTGCCAAGTTCACGGAGCAGTTCTAG